GGCAAGAGATGATGCCGTCTGGTGTTGAGATTGTATACAAACCCTTTGATGAGATGTTGGCTTGTGCTGGTGAAGCTGATGTTGTCTTTACCAGCACAGCCTCGGAGTCGCCGCTGTTCTTGAAGGAGCACGTGGATAGTCTCCCTCCTGTTGAAAATGGGAGGCTCTTTGTCGACATCTCTGTTCCGAGGAACGTTGGATCTTGCGTCGGTGAGCTAGACAATGCACGGGTTTACAACGTGGACGATCTCAAGGAAGTGGTCGCTGCTAATAAAGAAGACAGGGCGAAGAAAGCGATGGAGGCTCAGGGGATCATCACAGAGGAGTCCAAACAGTTTGAGGCGTGGAGGGATTCGCTGGAGACGGTTCCAACGATCAAGAAGCTGAGGGAGTATTGCGAGAGGACGAGAGCTGGTTTGGTCGAGAGATTCATGTCGAAACATGGCGATGGTATGGACAAGAAGACGAGGAAAGCGGTTGAGGATTTGACACGGAGTGTGGTGAACAAGATTTTGCACGGTCCGATGCAGCATTTGAGATGCGATGGGAGTGATAGCAGGACGTTGAAAGAGACGTTGGAGAACATGCAGGCGCTGAATAGAATGTATGGACTCGATGCAGAGTTGCTTGAGGATAAGATTAGAGCGAAGGTGGAACAAAAGTAGAGATTATTTGTGttacattcattttttttttctttgcatttgTAGAGGTCACACATGCGTAGAGAGTGGAGATAGCTTCTGAGGAAGAAGATGTGAGAAGTAAACCATAATTGTTTCATTGAGTATgtgtttgaaattaaataatatttacattttcttgaaccaaataaacaaatattaagaaTGATTCGATTTTGAAAGCAGATTGTAACCTATAGGTTCAAGTCAGTAgttcattttgaaaatatattatatgtaattttttgttaagtgatcataacaaaattattttattatggatgtaaaagaaagaaaatagctagacttctatttttattacatagtgtttgtaattttaaaaggttctagattagttaattggtagactctctctcctctcttagTGAGAGATTTAATCTCTCGAAACCTCCAGCcttcttatcaaaaaaaaaaaaaaaaatttcagaagGTTTGGAGATTGTTCGGAGGAACAAAGAGTCCGATGTTTTTTGCTTTCCGGTTTCGGTGTTTCCGACCGGCCCCTGCTTCCGGCGTCGCATCTGTTCCTCCGATGGTCGTCTGGCTTTAGATTCTGGGAAGCGGTGGCTTCCATAGCACCTGCTTCGCCGGCTTTGTCTCCGGGATTCGGCGGCTTAGTAGCGTCGTTTTCGCCGGCTATGTCTGATCGTCGATTCAAGTCCTTCACTTCTCCATCGACTCTCGATTTCATCCTCCAAAGGTCGGAGTTCTTTGAATCGATTGAAGACGATGGTTTTTTCTGAAAAGACGATCCGGTTGCGTTTGCCTTCTATGAAGACTTCTTCGTTTGGATGGTCTTCACCGATCTATCTCTGCTGATGGCGGAGCTCCGACGTAACCCTTCCGGAGAAAGTGATGGTTTCCGACTTGACGCGTGTCTTTGAATCGTGTGTCGATCGGATATGTGGTGGTCACCGACGATTACTTTTCTCTACGGTTTTTTCTATTGGCCTGTTGGCCCATGGAGTTTTTGTAGATGTGGCCTGTAGTCTAAGCTTTCTGTTTGCTTTGTGTTGGGCTTAGTTCTTTTGTTGGGCTTAGTTCTTTTGTTGGGCTTTGACCTTTAATAAAATTCccggatgacaaaaaaaaagggttcTAGATTAGTCTACCATCTCTAATGGTAATTCTCGTAGATGCTtatcattattttaattataaatttttaaaattttgtaaattaaaaactttttaaagtTGCAATATTTTGTCATGTCCAATGGTACAAAACCTCTTATGGGttttaaaaaaagattagaTGTGtgaatgtttctttttttagatTGATTCTCAAAttcgaaaaaatctaaattttcaaATCGGAACATCAAAATCTCAATTGAGATAGTATCCACGAAATCAAACATGATGAAGAAGAGATAATTAAAGTTTAGGAACTGTGTAAAAGAATTGATTTACCAAACAAataccagagagagagagagagagagagagagagagagagagagagagaccaatAAAAAACGGACATGCTAGAAGTTTTTTACCAATTCTAAAACTTTCTTTTAGAAACCTGTTACtatcatttcttttctttttaatttattttttgggatttttttttaaaacattttcctTACAACCTTCTGTTGGAGGTGCTTTTAAACGTGTGAGAATTTCTAACTAGAATATTTTGACATGTaacgaagaaaaaagaaaatatttcgaCATGTATTTCACGACAAGTGTCTTTAGCTGGCTTGTCTATTAAACAAAGATTGGAATATAAAGTTTCAAAGCTAAACGAGTAAAAAGACTAACGAGTATGACCTTTCCAGCTAAAggcaatatttacatttttttcttgaGAGTCTTTTGTCTCCTTTTTCTACGTAATTTGATCCATATTTGGGTCCAAGATCCTTTGAAAAATTGAATGAAAAATCAGCAGTCACAAACGTACAATCCAACTCAAATTAATACACAATAAGAAAGCACAAATCGAATCAATTAATTTGCATCATATAATGATATAATATTACCAAGCatagaaattttacttttcatgtgatactaaaatatttattattacataattCACGTTTACAGGATAATCCACTGGTTATTTACATTAATCGTGATTGCAAGTCTCTAATCCccttttttctttgttgttgtgttaAATGATTTTTCCTAAGATATGATCAGTTGAAATAGCTCGTTACGTTGCTATACGTTAATTAGTTATACCAAGTGAAGAATGAGTCAAATGTTTGACTTGTATTTGCATGAAATTTTACGTACCATTCCACTTCCACATGTGTGGTCTTTATAATATTTCAACTTTtcaagtatatatatagagCCCATCATTTTGCTTGCCAATATCATCATTGaacactacaaaaaaaggaTCATATTACATCACTTAAATagaatcacaaaaataaatgatactATTTAGAATTACTTATTAGGAAATGATACAAAATATCTGTTTTAACATCAGTCATAACAAATGATGCGGTTATTAACTTGTTTGGCATCGATTGAATGAAATTGATGCAAATCTTTATTAGTTTAcatcactttttaaaaaatgatagaaaatatgAGTTTACATCAATTAAATGATCGATACATTTATTAATTTGTATTAACATCACTTATTAAAATGATTCAAAAGTAAcatcattttaataaatgttgCAAATTTGACATCAATGAtaaaaatgatactaacataatTTTCATTAGTTACTAATATGTACGTAGATCATTTCTGCTTATAAACGATTTTTATGctttgataaataattttgaattgatttaataaataagctacattaattgatatttttaattttaaaaaaatataacatatatattgactaaataaagaatctgaaaatctatatttaaaaaaaaaacatttttatactCACTAGaatacatatttaattaaaagaaagaaattattctattttttttacaactaatattttaaattttcgacCTAATTAATAAATGTTAATAGCTAATCTTATAAATGTACTACgttaatttgttttgtaaagaaaattgtaaaccattaaaaatctatatgtttGTTACCAAAAATATAGCAATATCTCCTATTTTATCTCACCACTAGTTCACGTTTCCTTCTAATAAGAAATCAACTGAATAAAAGCAACGATCCTTTACATCTTTTTTGCAAAGTCTTTTCTTCCACACACAATTCCTTAACACAGTTTAAGAGAGGTTGAATCTGCAGATCTGAAATAATATTCTTGGAACCTTCGTGAAGTCTATTATTGTTTACCTCAGGAACCATTGGTTAAGGTTAGTTAATAGTGACAATCTGATGCAaacttttctttatattgtttttgtctatGAATCGGTATTTTCTTATATGAGTGATGATGATTATGGTTTTATTTGTAGAAGAAACTATTAGCTTAAAACCCTACAACCAAGAGCAGAAGATACAGAgaattggaagaagaagaagcttgatcgAAGAACTCTTACGGCGAACTATgtttatctgttttttttaattgtattcttttgttttcttgtttttgtaattttattatttttaattgtaacaTCAATGAAAAGAACAATAAGAAATAATTAACAATTAATaaaagtatttaatttatttatttactgctatcaatttaatattaattttgtataaatattaatataattttaaaaaaacatgataataatttagttattcaATTACCAAAAgtgatataattaattattaaaatcaattaattgatTGATGCTAATATTAAcatcattttaataaatgatataaatattaatatcagTTATtgtaattgatatatattttacatcatttataataGTTGATGTAAATATTTAGCATTTTTACATCAGTTATTAACAAAATGATGTGAATTATTTGCATCACCACTTTCAGAGTCATTTATATAAATGAtgcaaaattattttacatcatttataactaatgcaaaaatacaaaataaatgatGCTAAACAACAGTTTTTTTGTAGTGGAACTATAACCTTGAGATCATAGAAAACCCTTTGAGATCTTATTTTCCTGCCAAAgtacaattttttctttttgaaaaggaatagtataatatttttcgtTGGAAGGTATGATATCTGCAATTAACCTTTAGTTTCTATTTTTAGTTGATAATGTTCTAGTTAATGTATCGATGcgcatatatgcatatatatatatatgtatgaataaTATTTACAGTAAAATCAGAAATTcgttgtttcttaattttttttaaaaaacattaatttgtaGAAATGGATGGGAGATTCTTGTACCCCTTGGAGAGCTGTAAAATTATCCACTTGGTAAGTCACAAATTCTAAATAAGGCTGGTTAACTACACACAAGTCACTTTTAATATCACTTTATTAATACATACTAATCTTGCTTATTATTTCCTTTATTCAAGTTGAGACATGGACAAGCGTTGCACAATGTCGAAGCCAAGAAGGATAGGAATGCGTTGTTGTCTCCTCATCTTTTCGACGCTCCGCTTACTGATCATGGTCACCAACAGGTAAACAAAAGCTACAAACTGAAAATGGACATAATTTTCACCTGAAGGaatattatcaatataataCTTATTGGTATAGTATTatgggcaattctctcaaataactctttttatgtttttgtcacaaaaatactcaaaaacaaaaatgaccaaaatagcttttttttattttgaaaattttaatatttattttttattttttaaaatttgaaacactATCCCTAAAATCTcactcttaactctaaaccctaagtttagattagttaaccctagggtaaaaatacatttttactatttaataaaatttattttggtcattttcttcattgagaattatttttgtgacaaaaacttaaaaatgactatctTAGAAAATTTTTATAGTATTATTTCTAATAGTTTAATGCTTCTTGAAAGGTTGAGAACCTCCACGAACGTCTTGTTTCAAGCGGGGTACTAAAGAGGGTTGAGCTAGTTGTAACTTCCCCCTTATTGAGGTAAAAATATTCACATATAAGAAATGAAGACTTtaaagtttattatattttttatatagtgACTTGGACTCATTAAGTTTTGGTGTATATACAGAACTATGCAAACAGCGGTTGGAGTTTTTGGAAATGAAGATAGACTACACAATATGACAAGCAGCCCTTCCATCTTGGCCCTGGAGGTTGCTCGAGACCGTAATGTATGATTGATACATGGCGAAATGTCTCGTTAATTAATTTATCATCGATTAAAACAAGTTCATCTGAACTAAATGGATATGTATGTGCATGCAGGGAGTCCGTCCTCCTGATATGAGAAGAAACGTGAGCGAGTATCAAACTATTTTCCCCACAATTGATTTCTCTCAGGCAAAAATCTGCTTTCACTCATAAATCTTATTCTTGGAAAACTATAACATACTATATATAAAGCTTTCTCAATATATTTTCCGGATACacatggtgatttttttttctaatatatgtCTTGGATGCATATTATAGATTGAAAGTGAAGAAGACAATCTTTGGAGACCTGATGTTCGAGAATCCGAAGAAGAGATTTTTGCGAGAGGGTTAGAGTTCATGAAATGGTAACCCTTTTGAATCTTAGTTTTTCGTAAGTATagataaaaatgtatatatcgTTAAGAGTATTGATGAGTTGTTTATAATTAGGTTATGGAAAAGACCAGAGAAGGAGGTCGCAGTTGTTAGCCATGGCATAGTGTTGCAGCATATGTTGTATGTGTTCGCAAACGATTGTGACAAGTCAATTAGACATGACCTTTGCAAGAGGTtatacaaaactttttttttttccaaatatggACTAACTTGTTAATTCCTAGTATAAAATTCATAATTGTTTGGTCATAATACGGCATATGTTCTCTTACAGGTTTGATAATTGCGAAATTCGTACTGTCGTGATTGTAGACAAAGGGTTAGTATGAACTTAATCAATTTGTTTTTAGttataatatacattttttgaCCCTCAttagtgttattttttttttttgacatcatccTCATTAGCGTGTTAttatgtttttacttttcagAATGAGCTCTGCTACGGAAAATTGATTACGCGAATAAAGTTTCAAAGAGTTTACCGACTCTTTATTAAAACAACATTGCAGGAGTTGCtaataatattcattttattgtttattcttGAAGCTCAATATTGTTAAGTTGAGCTTCTTCTATTTGCTTAAACCCCTCGTTTATctattttcgtatttttaatatttttgtttgtttaggagttgtattaaataaatgaaattaaactaattacatgattatgttaataaaatgcGAAGAAATGATTATGTTAAATAAAATGCGAAGATTTTTTACAGTTTTCAgtttagtttattattatttaatatttaaataaatatctacAGTCTCGGTGTTTACAGTTTGTATTTTCTATCGTATGTGAGAGCGCTATTTTTAATGGAgtgtagaattttttttttggcatcatgcatggaaatttttttgaaaactaaaagTTTTTGCATGAAACAATCTCATAAAGCATGagatgttaatttattttaaacttagCTTATATATAGGCTCAGTGTCCTAGTTTCGTGATTGAATAagaaaataaacacaaaaatttgagatttgacaagaatttagttattttaatttgtatgagcggttaataaaaactaataatgaTCTTTGAAACAAGATTttgcaataaacaaaaaaaaaacacaaatccgACATTTCTGTCAAAAGTAATTATCTATTTCACTAAAaatcataacaaaataaaaacaccacaaaattctcaaaaatatttAGCCTATAAATACAAGTGATAATTCTCcaataaataaaagatttggTAGTATATGCTTTtactataaatagttttttttttccgacttcaaaatttaaaataatgaagTAGCATTATGAGGATTATTTCCCGCTTTATAAGGCGACAAGTTAGTTAAAGCGTGGTTTAATTCTTTGCAACTAACTCTTCGATTTCCCCGGGAACTGACACACTctgattattttctttttctatttttacccaaaaaaagaaaaaaaatcataatcttTAATCTGCGTATCCTTGACCAGATTATATATCACAGATTCATGAATCTTTTTTAAAGATTCTCACAATATTCACCGACTCCTTCACCTCTTCATAACCCTAGTTCTGGCCACACACCACgcaacaaacaacaacaatggCTGCGCTTGAGTTACACAAGCCCGAgatcgacgaagaagaagacgaatcTTCCGTGGAAGAGGTTCGTCTCACCGTTTCCAACGAAGATGATCCTTCTCTACCCGTGTGGACGTTTCGCATGTGGTTTCTTGGTCTTCTCTCTTGCGTCCTCCTCTCGTTTCTCAACACTTTCTTCGGTTACAGGACGCAGCCTCTGATGATCACCATGATCTCCGTTCAAGTGGTGACGTTACCTCTCGGGAAGATCATGGCTCGGATCTTGCCTGAGACTAAGTACCGGATCGGGTCTTGGGAGTTTTCTTTTAACCCGGGTCCGTTTAACGTGAAGGAGCACGTGCTGATCTCCATGTTTGCTAATGCTGGTGCTGGTTTTGGATCTGGTACTGCTTATGCTGTTGGTATCGTTGATATCATCATGGCGTTTTACAAGAGGAAGATCAGTTTCTTGGCTAGTTGGATTCTTGTTATCACCACTCAGATTCTTGGGTATGGTTGGGCTGGTATCATGAGAAAGCTTGTGGTGGATCCTGCTCAGATGTGGTGGCCAACTAGTGTTCTTCAAGTCTCTCTGTTTCGGTACGTTGATCTTAAAGCATACACACTTGTTTATGATGCTAATGTTAAGTTTTCTCTACTTAGGCTCAAGTGAAACATTATGATGTTTAGTTCTCTCTAGTTAGAGCCGGTCTTGACCATGGTTTAgtattaatatacataaatacagCTCAAAtggttaacaatttttttaattaaaattcgtACAAAATTATCTTATAgcttcaaaaaaaatttctctagtTTTTGATGATAAGTTGTCTTTAGTTAGAGCCGGTCTTGGTCATAGTCAAGTGAAACATTATGATGTTTAGTTCTCTTTAGTTAGGATTGGTCTTGGCCATAGTCCACAGTTaatttaaatacaattttattaaaattcgtAAATAGCTTTCAAAATCTTAGGACCGGCTATATCTCCAGTTTGTTCAGTTTGTGTTTGAAgcttatctcttttttttgtgtttgaagtctctttctttttatcttttatttagtGCACTTCATGAGAAGGACAAGGCGAGAATGTCAAGAGGAAAGTTCTTTGTGATTGCCTTTGTATGTAGCTTCGCGTGGTACATTTTCCCAGCTTACTTGTTCCTGACGTTATCATCAATCTCTTGGGTTTGCTGGGCGTTTCCTAAGTCCATCACAGCACAGCAAATAGGCTCTGGAATGTCAGGACTTGGACTTGGTTCGTTCGCCCTTGACTGGTCTGTCATAGCTTCTTACCTTGGAAGCCCACTCGTGACTCCCTTCTTTGCCATCGTCAACGTCCTCGTTGGTTACGTTCTGATCATGTATATGGTTATACCAGTATCATATTGGGGCATGAATGTTTATGAAGCACACAAGTTCCCAATCTTCTCCTCTGATCTGTTTGATTCACAAGGGCAGCTTTATAACATCTCCACCATTGTTAATGACAAGTTTGAGTTGGATGAAGTGATGTATCAACGAGAAGGTAGGGTTTATCTCAGTACGTTCTTTGCTATCACTTACGGGATTGGTTTCGCCGCAATCGTTTCTACACTCACTCATGTTGCTCTCTTCAACGGAAAGTAAGTATACAGAActattaatcatttttttaagaaacttttCAAATCATCAATTACATCATTACTATAATCtctatttatgttatatatgttaatcatttAGTTTCTGAACTAATTACTTAATGGATGTTTGCTTAGGGGAATATGGCAACAAATAAGAGCTTCAACCACTGCTAAAGTAGACATACACACAAGGTTGATGAAGAAGTACAAAGACATACCAAGTTGGTGGTTTTATAGCATGCTTGCTGTCTCACTAGCACTATCTCTTGTCCTATGCACTGTTATGAAAGATGAGATTCAAATGCCATGGTGGGGACTTCTTCTAGCATCATTCATGGCCTTAATATTCACCGTACCAGTCAGCATTATCACAGCCACTACTAATCAAACTCCAGGTCTAAACATCATCACAGAATATCTCATGGGTGTGTTGTTACCAGGGAGACCAATAGCCAACGTAGTCTTCAAGACATACGGTTACATAAGCATGTCACAAGCCATTTCATTCCTCAACGACTTTAAGCTAGGCCATTACATGAAGATACCGCCGAGATCGATGTTCTTGGTTCAGTTCATAGGAACAATCATAGCGGGAACGGTGAACATATCAGTGGCGTGGTACTTGCTTACATCGGTGGAAAACATCTGCCAGAAAGAGCTGCTCCCACCAAACAGTCCGTGGACATGTCCTAGCGACAGAGTTTTCTTCGACGCGTCGGTGATTTGGGGATTAGTGGGACCAAAGAGAATCTTTGGGAGTCTAGGGAACTACCCTGCGTTGAACTGGTTCTTCTTAGGCGGACTAGTGGGACCAGTACTAGTGTGGCTTCTCCAAAAGGCGTTTCCGACGAGAACATGGATCTCGCAGATCAATCTCCCTGTTCTTTTGGGTGCAACGGCTGCGATGCCTCCGGCGACGAGCGTGAACTTCAACTGCTGGATCATAGTTGGAGTTGTGTTCAATTACTTTGTGTTCAAGAACTACAAGAAGTGGTGGCAGAGGTATAACTACGTGTTGTCCGCGGCTTTGGATGCGGGGTTGGCGTTCATGGGAGTGTTGTTGTACTTTAGTTTGACGATGAATGGGATATCGATAGGGCATTGGTGGGGTGCGGAAGGTGAGAATTGTCCTCTTGCTTCTTGTCCTACTGCTCCTGGTGTTCATGTTGAAGGTTGTcctgtttttttaaaatgattttttagatgattgtttttttctttcatttttttaaaaatatatttgtttgatttggattttagattttaaatatgaaaatatcagGGTCTGACAAGATTAGAgagtaatgatatttttttcgaGTTTCAAAACGTTGGTCTATTAATCTTTTACACTATAATTCATTAACAAAGactaccaaaaaaaacaaaacatatgtgGATGTGGCGCGTGTAGAGTACAATGAGAGTATAGGAGCGTGACAGGAAGACATTATGGAAATTCGATAAATGATTCCTTAATTTAATTACAGCTTAGAAGTTGCAACCATAGTCTtcgatatataaaattaaaatatagtcgACATTATAGAAATTCAATAAATGATTCCTTAATTTTATTACAACTTACAACCATAGCCTTcgatatataaaatatagtcaTTAATAAACAAATTGAACCTCTTATCTTCTCTCGTAAAGATCTTCCCTCTCCTcgtcgcttttttttttttgcttgcaATAGAGGATGGCTACCGAGTCCGGAGAAATCACCATCGTATGCAACCACTGGTATGCTTGCCCGAAACCACTGCTTGTCTTCTTTAAATTCGTTTGGAACCAGAAGGAAACTTCTGTGTAGActcgaacttttttttttttgcaattggTCGGTGATTGCAAGTTAAAACATTTCTGTGGGATTGACACTTAATGAGCTGCGTGATCATTCCTTGAAAGTAACCTTATATTAAGCTTTAGacaattttaatgtttttttgttcaGTGACAGAGACATTCCAGCACCAAACATCGATCTGCATCGTGTACATTGCGCCCGTCTAGAAAAATGCAATATTTGTGGTGATATGGTTCCCAAAAAACATGCTGAAGAACACTTCTTGACCGCACATGCTCCGGTACGCTGGTTTACTCTTGTACTGTATTGGTTTCAAAGTACCATGTTCGTTGTGAAAAAGAGACCGTAGAACGTGACGTTTTCGATAGTCATATAGGAGACACTTGCCCCAAGAGGATGTTATGTAACTGTGGATGTATATTGATGAGTATCCATCCTCCCACTCTTAATCTCCACAATCCGGGGAGTTAAAGCCAATTACAAACTATCGATAATGAATCTTTAAGCTAATGGAATCCTTTTATAGTAGTATAAGGTCCATGTACAATTTATCTGTAACAAACTCCTCTTCACTTTATAAACTTGCTTCCTCCTCCAatgctctcttctttctcctagTGTATATTCTCTATGGCAGATCAGAG
The window above is part of the Brassica napus cultivar Da-Ae chromosome C8, Da-Ae, whole genome shotgun sequence genome. Proteins encoded here:
- the LOC106418123 gene encoding phosphoglycerate mutase-like protein 1 produces the protein MDGRFLYPLESCKIIHLLRHGQALHNVEAKKDRNALLSPHLFDAPLTDHGHQQVENLHERLVSSGVLKRVELVVTSPLLRTMQTAVGVFGNEDRLHNMTSSPSILALEVARDRNGVRPPDMRRNVSEYQTIFPTIDFSQIESEEDNLWRPDVRESEEEIFARGLEFMKWLWKRPEKEVAVVSHGIVLQHMLYVFANDCDKSIRHDLCKRFDNCEIRTVVIVDKGMSSATEN
- the LOC106418068 gene encoding oligopeptide transporter 2-like gives rise to the protein MAALELHKPEIDEEEDESSVEEVRLTVSNEDDPSLPVWTFRMWFLGLLSCVLLSFLNTFFGYRTQPLMITMISVQVVTLPLGKIMARILPETKYRIGSWEFSFNPGPFNVKEHVLISMFANAGAGFGSGTAYAVGIVDIIMAFYKRKISFLASWILVITTQILGYGWAGIMRKLVVDPAQMWWPTSVLQVSLFRALHEKDKARMSRGKFFVIAFVCSFAWYIFPAYLFLTLSSISWVCWAFPKSITAQQIGSGMSGLGLGSFALDWSVIASYLGSPLVTPFFAIVNVLVGYVLIMYMVIPVSYWGMNVYEAHKFPIFSSDLFDSQGQLYNISTIVNDKFELDEVMYQREGRVYLSTFFAITYGIGFAAIVSTLTHVALFNGKGIWQQIRASTTAKVDIHTRLMKKYKDIPSWWFYSMLAVSLALSLVLCTVMKDEIQMPWWGLLLASFMALIFTVPVSIITATTNQTPGLNIITEYLMGVLLPGRPIANVVFKTYGYISMSQAISFLNDFKLGHYMKIPPRSMFLVQFIGTIIAGTVNISVAWYLLTSVENICQKELLPPNSPWTCPSDRVFFDASVIWGLVGPKRIFGSLGNYPALNWFFLGGLVGPVLVWLLQKAFPTRTWISQINLPVLLGATAAMPPATSVNFNCWIIVGVVFNYFVFKNYKKWWQRYNYVLSAALDAGLAFMGVLLYFSLTMNGISIGHWWGAEGENCPLASCPTAPGVHVEGCPVFLK